A single Numenius arquata chromosome 1, bNumArq3.hap1.1, whole genome shotgun sequence DNA region contains:
- the C1H2orf49 gene encoding ashwin — MAAQGRGRAGGGAEKERREPGRPAAELLLHPELLSEEFLLLTLEQKNILVENDVKMDKDGLTDLYIQHAIPLPQRDLPKSRWGKMMEKKRQQNESKSENKSVTAVEGLRKRPLIVFDGNSTSTSIKVKKTENGAADRLKPPPAGSTTNTVRRLSVPSNASTYISASSLSEDAKLGTRNNEAKQNNISKTNSSVLANLKVYPLSPVAGTTVVKLKRAVPKEESDLPSDLKPTEAKKKIQHVTWP, encoded by the exons ATGGCGGCGCAGGGAAGaggccgggcgggcggtggcgcGGAGAAGGAGCGGCGGGAGCCAGGGCGCCCGGCGGCGGAGTTGCTGCTGCACCCGGAGCTGCTCTCGGAGGAGTTCCTGCTGCTCACCCTAGAGCAG AAGAATATACTAGTCGAAAATGATGTAAAGATGGACAAAGATGGTCTCACTGATCTCTATATTCAACATGCCATTCCCTTGCCTCAGCGTGACTTACCAAAAAGTAGATGGGGGAaaatgatggaaaagaaaagacagcaaaatgagTCAAAAAGTGAGAATAAAAG tgttaCAGCGGTGGAAGGTTTAAGGAAACGGCCATTAATTGTATTCGATGGCAATTCAACAAGTACAAGCATAAAGGTGAAGAAGACAGAGAACGGAGCTGCTGATCGCCTAAAACCTCCTCCAGCTGGAAGCACCACCAACACTGTTAGAAGATTATCAGTTCCTTCAAATGCCTCAACATACATTTCGGCCTCTAGTTTATCAGAGGACGCTAAGCTGGGAACAAGGAATAATGAGGCTAAGCAGAACAATATTTCAAAGACTAACAGCAGTGTATTGGCTAATCTGAAGGTGTACCCTTTGTCTCCAGTAGCAGGAACTACTGTTGTGAAGTTAAAGAGAGCTGTTCCAAAAGAAGAATCTGATTTGCCG AGTGACCTAAAGCCTacggaagcaaagaagaaaatccagCATGTTACGTGGCCATGA